A window of Spiroplasma syrphidicola EA-1 contains these coding sequences:
- a CDS encoding SufB/SufD family protein has translation MEITSNKKVHSDHNFLITTAENQNLVLRATSDNDDVEITIAKNLQDFTILLFCYFDKKVTVKFRLEENVNVNIINIYKTSQQDQNCDITYYQSMNSKAKIYDLNIANTSILANVNFELAGKKSAVSYYLASLAVDSNQKTVNLYAHHLAPQTLSDIKTYSIAKDQSLQQVKCTSHIEKTMAKSEAHQELRLLVFDKTSKAISDPILLIDENDIKASHANAVGMLDPDQIFYLQTRGLTVPQARKLICMGYFKNVIDAIVDPELQTEIINEIDAEIGE, from the coding sequence ATGGAAATAACAAGTAATAAAAAAGTTCATTCAGACCATAATTTTTTAATAACGACAGCTGAAAACCAAAATTTAGTACTAAGAGCAACAAGCGATAATGATGATGTTGAAATTACGATTGCAAAAAACCTGCAAGATTTTACAATTTTACTATTTTGTTATTTTGATAAAAAGGTAACTGTTAAATTTCGTTTAGAAGAAAATGTTAATGTTAATATTATTAATATCTATAAAACTAGTCAACAGGACCAAAACTGTGATATTACATATTATCAAAGTATGAATAGTAAAGCTAAAATCTATGATTTAAATATTGCCAATACAAGTATCTTAGCAAATGTTAATTTTGAATTGGCCGGAAAAAAGAGTGCCGTTAGTTATTATCTAGCTAGTTTAGCTGTTGATAGTAATCAAAAAACAGTCAATCTTTATGCCCATCATTTAGCCCCCCAAACATTAAGTGATATTAAAACTTATTCGATTGCCAAAGATCAATCTCTTCAACAAGTTAAATGTACTAGCCATATTGAAAAAACAATGGCAAAATCAGAAGCTCATCAAGAATTGCGCTTATTAGTATTTGATAAAACATCAAAAGCAATTTCGGACCCAATTCTATTAATTGATGAAAATGATATTAAAGCAAGTCACGCTAATGCTGTTGGGATGTTAGATCCAGACCAGATTTTTTATTTACAAACAAGAGGATTAACAGTACCACAAGCGCGAAAATTAATTTGTATGGGTTATTTTAAAAATGTGATTGATGCGATTGTTGATCCAGAGTTGCAAACAGAAATTATCAATGAAATTGATGCGGAAATTGGTGAATAA
- a CDS encoding aminotransferase class V-fold PLP-dependent enzyme produces the protein MQDFREAKTWFPFFTNHPNEIYFDNSATTLKPQNVIDAIGDYYAKYATNPHNTDSDLAYQTAVKFEEVRFKVQQFINAPQVEEIIFTAGTTAGINQIAYGLRKLIQPGDEIFLTQQEHGANILPWYRLAKECQGEIKYLPEQNYQIDITALEKVISPRTKIVTFANIPNILGYENDVPRIVKRLKTINPNIIVVVDCAQGVLHTKTDVQGWGADFIVFSAHKMFGPTGVGVLWGKTNLLEQLEPLFLGGGMNNAINPTDLTYRKKALPACLEGGTPNVSGIFGFGAALDFINKIGLDNIISYAESLKAYAVTQFEEHLKDKVIVYNKTTPTPILVFNIKEVFSQDVATHLGTIDHITVRSGDHCARLIGAVINEKNTVRISFTIYNDKNDIDELVQAIKKETAFLGRL, from the coding sequence ATGCAAGATTTTCGTGAAGCAAAAACTTGATTTCCATTTTTTACCAATCATCCCAATGAAATTTATTTTGATAATTCAGCAACAACATTAAAACCACAAAATGTGATTGATGCGATTGGCGATTATTATGCGAAGTATGCTACTAATCCACATAATACCGATAGTGATTTAGCATATCAAACAGCAGTTAAATTTGAAGAAGTTCGTTTCAAAGTCCAACAGTTTATTAATGCTCCGCAAGTGGAAGAAATTATTTTTACCGCTGGAACAACAGCGGGGATTAATCAAATTGCTTATGGTTTAAGAAAACTTATCCAACCAGGAGATGAAATTTTTTTAACCCAACAAGAGCATGGGGCAAATATTTTACCGTGGTATCGCTTAGCAAAAGAATGCCAGGGGGAAATTAAATACTTACCAGAACAAAACTATCAAATTGATATTACTGCTTTGGAAAAAGTTATTAGTCCAAGAACAAAAATTGTTACTTTTGCTAATATTCCTAATATTCTTGGTTATGAAAACGATGTTCCTAGAATTGTTAAACGACTTAAAACAATAAATCCAAATATTATTGTTGTTGTTGATTGTGCACAAGGGGTATTACATACTAAAACCGATGTTCAAGGATGAGGCGCTGACTTTATTGTTTTTTCTGCCCATAAAATGTTTGGCCCAACGGGTGTTGGGGTTTTATGAGGAAAAACTAACTTGCTAGAGCAATTAGAACCCTTATTTTTAGGGGGCGGAATGAATAATGCCATTAATCCAACAGATTTAACTTACCGCAAAAAAGCCCTTCCTGCTTGTTTGGAAGGAGGAACGCCAAATGTTAGTGGTATCTTTGGTTTTGGGGCGGCTCTTGATTTTATTAATAAAATTGGTTTAGATAACATTATTAGTTATGCCGAAAGTTTAAAAGCTTATGCTGTTACGCAGTTTGAAGAGCATTTAAAAGATAAAGTTATTGTTTATAATAAAACAACCCCAACGCCAATCTTAGTCTTTAATATTAAGGAAGTTTTCTCCCAAGATGTTGCTACGCATTTAGGAACAATCGATCATATAACAGTTCGTAGTGGTGATCATTGTGCGCGGTTAATTGGGGCCGTTATTAACGAAAAAAATACTGTTCGGATTAGTTTTACAATATATAATGATAAAAATGATATTGATGAATTAGTGCAGGCAATCAAAAAAGAAACAGCATTTTTAGGAAGGTTATAG
- a CDS encoding lipoprotein, translating to MKKLLSLLGSIALITATTTNVIACNSNTNDRFTKPAINDEIKRWVLAQIDSDNASNTVKYSFNDLFTKAELKTAAVRLINTVISKFFYGAEESSRARFTSVSLPNDSPDSKIAQQLVNFVEQVAMDNLYTSYLNSIEKSNPLEIQIAKDGYSIDYQTDNWYVAGVKSYFWTESLTNFDYTKSRSELDQENFKLDSKDLGTTYADFTKEKDANKQKKMLRVRFKDYFDHVLVPKVLDNILTATYLHQNQLRTNGQTSIYLNKNGTLFNAIQSWNTTTGSTWNTYVKMAWELKLPMDKLNALFETGGVFKDPAAFNTKFRTDKAALITDIKTAFSTADSENHEGIDPIFGVNNFKGFIGMKKTSGTPAAADIFTTNPGIDAYKDKLVDPAAVGLLKSGEGQNPSSYQFIDSNKRYGSVVIVLPIYAIDLMKNTSLNYSEKAETSHNVDLNWYAGNSPIEDLDQEWLQQQKSITWLYNQVGFLGTNDDKGNPIYNEDGSLVNTPAEGIEKAKLLKWLEYTFATRDDLQTAAKTKLYSNAFANNPDNIYSQTLYDEIGSYIQKD from the coding sequence ATGAAAAAATTATTAAGCCTATTAGGTTCAATTGCACTTATCACAGCAACAACAACTAACGTTATTGCTTGTAATAGTAATACTAACGACCGTTTTACTAAACCAGCTATTAATGATGAAATTAAACGGTGAGTTTTAGCCCAAATTGATTCAGATAATGCTTCAAATACAGTTAAATACTCATTTAATGATCTGTTTACAAAAGCAGAACTAAAAACTGCCGCTGTTCGTTTAATTAATACTGTTATTTCAAAATTTTTCTATGGGGCGGAAGAATCAAGTCGAGCACGTTTTACTTCTGTGTCATTACCAAATGATAGTCCCGATTCAAAAATAGCTCAACAATTAGTTAACTTTGTTGAACAAGTAGCGATGGATAATTTATATACTAGTTATTTAAATAGTATTGAAAAATCTAATCCGTTAGAAATTCAAATTGCCAAAGATGGTTATTCAATTGATTATCAAACAGATAACTGATATGTTGCTGGAGTAAAATCATATTTCTGAACAGAAAGTCTGACAAACTTTGATTATACAAAAAGTCGTTCTGAACTTGATCAAGAAAATTTTAAATTAGATTCAAAGGATCTAGGAACAACTTATGCAGATTTTACAAAAGAAAAAGATGCTAATAAACAAAAGAAAATGTTACGAGTTCGTTTTAAAGATTATTTTGATCACGTTCTAGTCCCAAAAGTTCTTGATAATATCTTAACTGCAACATATTTACATCAAAATCAATTACGAACAAATGGACAAACATCAATTTATTTAAACAAAAATGGAACATTATTTAATGCTATTCAGTCATGAAATACTACAACAGGTTCAACTTGAAACACCTATGTTAAAATGGCATGAGAATTAAAACTGCCTATGGATAAATTAAACGCTTTATTTGAAACAGGAGGAGTATTTAAAGACCCTGCTGCCTTTAATACTAAATTTCGAACTGATAAAGCTGCATTAATAACAGACATTAAAACTGCATTTAGTACTGCTGATAGTGAAAATCATGAAGGAATTGACCCTATTTTTGGAGTAAATAACTTCAAAGGTTTCATTGGAATGAAAAAAACATCAGGAACACCTGCAGCTGCCGACATCTTTACAACCAATCCTGGAATTGATGCTTATAAAGACAAACTAGTTGATCCAGCAGCCGTTGGATTGTTAAAATCAGGTGAAGGTCAAAATCCATCAAGTTATCAATTTATTGATAGTAATAAGCGCTATGGTTCAGTTGTTATTGTTTTACCAATTTATGCAATCGATTTAATGAAAAATACTAGTCTAAATTATAGTGAAAAAGCAGAAACATCACATAATGTTGATTTAAACTGATACGCTGGTAATTCACCAATTGAAGATTTGGACCAAGAATGATTACAACAACAAAAATCAATTACTTGATTATATAACCAAGTTGGATTTTTAGGAACAAACGATGATAAAGGAAATCCAATCTATAATGAAGATGGTAGTCTTGTTAATACTCCTGCTGAAGGAATTGAAAAAGCAAAATTATTAAAATGATTAGAGTATACTTTTGCTACTCGCGATGATCTTCAAACAGCAGCCAAAACTAAACTATATTCAAATGCTTTTGCGAATAATCCTGATAATATTTATTCACAAACACTATATGATGAAATTGGCTCATATATTCAAAAAGACTAA
- the sufU gene encoding Fe-S cluster assembly sulfur transfer protein SufU gives MNIDNKDPLYLRQIIMDHYSNPRHKGLTKQADTLYIHQASDSCIDDLQLELLIKNDVITNARFDGVGCAISTSTTDIIADLIINKSVSTAMKIIENYLAMIYAKPYQEELLDELVAFTNIPKQPNRIKCATIGVNGYVKLLTTEKQ, from the coding sequence ATGAATATTGATAATAAAGACCCGTTATATCTTCGCCAAATCATTATGGATCACTATAGTAATCCGCGGCACAAAGGATTAACAAAGCAAGCAGATACCTTGTATATTCATCAAGCCTCTGATTCATGTATTGATGATTTACAGTTAGAACTATTAATTAAGAACGATGTCATTACTAACGCTAGATTTGATGGTGTTGGTTGCGCCATTTCAACTTCAACAACAGATATTATTGCTGATTTAATAATCAATAAATCAGTTTCAACAGCAATGAAAATTATTGAAAATTACTTGGCAATGATTTATGCAAAACCATACCAAGAAGAATTATTAGATGAATTAGTTGCCTTTACAAACATTCCCAAACAACCAAATCGGATTAAATGTGCGACAATTGGGGTTAATGGTTATGTAAAATTATTAACAACCGAAAAGCAATAA
- the sufC gene encoding Fe-S cluster assembly ATPase SufC, whose protein sequence is MKKIEIKNLVVSVEGEKILNGINLTVNNNEIHALMGPNGNGKSTLLATIMGHPSYTVEDGDILIDGVSVLEMSVDERSRLGIFYAMQSPVEIPGVLNLDFLKSIINAHRDEPIKLPELYSQINTNVKNLKIDDSMIRRYLNNGFSGGEKKKNEILQLNLLKPDLALIDEIDSGLDVDALSVVSEEINKRINDNFAAIIVSHYDRFFNLVQPTHAHVIIKGKIVKSGDNQLVERINKEGYEWLLAELNLTAPVAKKQQPIIGGIGCAANKGNNGNNK, encoded by the coding sequence ATGAAAAAAATTGAGATTAAAAATTTAGTTGTAAGTGTTGAGGGGGAAAAAATCCTAAATGGGATTAACTTAACAGTTAATAATAATGAAATTCATGCCTTAATGGGACCGAATGGAAATGGGAAATCAACCTTATTAGCAACAATTATGGGTCATCCTAGTTATACAGTTGAAGATGGCGATATTTTAATTGATGGGGTCAGCGTTTTAGAAATGTCAGTTGATGAACGTAGTCGTTTAGGAATCTTTTATGCAATGCAATCACCAGTTGAAATCCCTGGGGTTTTAAACTTAGATTTTTTAAAGAGTATTATTAATGCCCACCGGGATGAACCAATTAAATTGCCAGAATTATATAGTCAAATTAATACAAATGTTAAAAATTTAAAAATTGATGATAGTATGATTCGCCGTTATTTAAACAATGGTTTTTCAGGGGGAGAGAAGAAAAAAAATGAAATTTTACAGTTAAATTTATTAAAACCAGATTTAGCGTTAATTGATGAAATTGATTCAGGTCTTGATGTTGATGCTTTAAGCGTTGTTAGTGAAGAAATTAATAAACGAATCAATGATAATTTTGCGGCAATTATTGTTTCACATTACGATCGTTTTTTCAACTTGGTCCAACCAACCCATGCCCATGTTATTATTAAGGGAAAAATTGTTAAATCAGGGGATAATCAGCTAGTTGAACGGATTAATAAAGAAGGTTATGAATGACTATTAGCAGAACTAAATTTAACAGCACCAGTTGCTAAAAAACAACAACCAATTATTGGTGGGATCGGCTGTGCTGCTAACAAAGGAAATAATGGAAATAACAAGTAA
- a CDS encoding 5-formyltetrahydrofolate cyclo-ligase, with the protein MPNEKKTLRKNNLQKRQNIEPGLHQRKTAKIVKKVLAHPRVKTAKIIGVYYAINNEVRTVDLIKALLAKGKIVCLPRINDQELTFFAINSLVNTLEPHRVYQSLLEPKESNPKIKDKNELDVIITPVVSYDDDNNRLGYGGGFYDRFFADYQGFKMGLAFYEQKHSTLLPTEQNDVKLDEIIAG; encoded by the coding sequence GTGCCAAACGAGAAAAAAACGTTACGCAAAAACAATTTACAAAAGCGACAAAATATTGAACCAGGTTTACATCAACGGAAAACAGCTAAAATTGTTAAAAAAGTTTTAGCGCATCCGCGGGTTAAAACAGCTAAAATAATTGGCGTTTATTATGCGATTAATAATGAAGTACGAACAGTTGATTTAATCAAAGCTTTGTTAGCAAAAGGTAAAATTGTTTGTTTACCCCGAATTAATGACCAAGAATTAACTTTTTTTGCCATTAACAGTCTTGTTAATACTTTAGAACCCCATCGTGTTTATCAAAGCTTACTTGAACCAAAAGAAAGTAATCCTAAAATAAAAGATAAAAATGAGTTAGATGTTATTATTACCCCTGTTGTTAGTTATGATGATGACAATAATCGTTTAGGCTATGGGGGAGGCTTTTATGATCGCTTTTTTGCGGATTACCAGGGTTTTAAAATGGGTTTAGCCTTTTATGAACAAAAACATTCAACGCTATTACCAACAGAACAAAACGATGTCAAATTAGATGAGATTATTGCTGGTTAG
- a CDS encoding HIT family protein: MKKDCLFCQIIAQEIPSHKIYENEFVYAFLDIFPNSNGHTLVIPKVHSEYYTDTSDKYLSEVAIAAKKIAQQIYQTLKPEGINFISNEKELAFQQVFHYHLHIVPKYEKNKGYNFNLIPDQNSMQDLATIKNLLEIK; the protein is encoded by the coding sequence ATGAAAAAAGATTGCCTGTTTTGCCAAATTATTGCCCAAGAAATTCCTAGTCATAAAATTTATGAAAATGAATTTGTTTATGCTTTTTTAGACATTTTCCCTAACAGTAATGGCCATACTCTTGTCATTCCAAAAGTTCATTCAGAATATTATACTGATACTTCTGATAAATATTTAAGTGAGGTGGCAATTGCCGCTAAAAAAATTGCACAACAAATTTATCAAACCCTAAAACCAGAAGGAATCAATTTTATTAGTAACGAAAAAGAGTTAGCTTTTCAACAAGTTTTCCACTATCATTTACATATTGTTCCCAAATATGAAAAAAACAAAGGTTATAACTTTAACCTGATCCCTGATCAAAATAGTATGCAGGATTTAGCAACAATTAAAAATCTATTAGAAATTAAATAG
- the sufB gene encoding Fe-S cluster assembly protein SufB, translating into MPKLKQEQEIKDLSSYKYGFNDGEISYYNTGEGINEEVIRTISHYKNEPEWMLQFRLDSYRQFLKINNPKWGPDLSFMNFDDYVYYIKPTDHVATTWDDVPEKIKNTFDRLGLPEAERDYLAGIKAQYDSELVYGSMLEEVEEKGVIFLDCDTALREHPELFKKYFGTLVPNTDNKYAALNSAVWSGGSFIYVPKGVKLDKPLQAYFRINYENGGQFERTLIIVDDDAELHYIEGCTAPVYSRDSLHAAVVEIFVGKNAKMRYTTVQNWSDNVLNLVTKRSIVDTNGQMEWIDGNIGSRINMKYPSIILKGDHSKGQCISIAVAKENVIQDAGAKMIHLGKYTSSKIISKSMTFNGGTANYRGLVHIGPAAQYSKARVECDTLILDGKSHSDTIPQNKVFNNESQIEHEATVSKVSEEQLFYLKSRGLDEQQALEMIVMGFLEPFTRELPMEYAVELNQLIRMDMEGSVG; encoded by the coding sequence ATGCCAAAACTAAAACAAGAACAAGAAATTAAAGATCTTTCAAGTTATAAATATGGATTTAATGATGGGGAAATTTCATACTATAATACAGGGGAAGGAATTAATGAAGAGGTCATTCGGACAATTTCGCATTATAAAAATGAACCAGAATGAATGCTGCAGTTCCGCCTTGATTCATATCGTCAGTTTTTAAAAATTAATAATCCAAAATGAGGGCCTGATTTATCATTTATGAATTTTGATGATTATGTTTATTACATCAAACCAACCGATCATGTCGCAACAACATGAGATGATGTCCCAGAAAAAATTAAAAACACTTTTGATCGCTTAGGTTTACCAGAAGCGGAACGGGATTATTTAGCTGGAATTAAAGCGCAGTATGATAGTGAATTAGTTTATGGAAGTATGCTAGAAGAGGTCGAAGAAAAAGGCGTAATCTTTTTGGACTGTGATACTGCTTTACGTGAACATCCTGAATTATTTAAAAAATATTTTGGGACATTAGTACCAAATACTGATAATAAATATGCGGCTTTAAATAGTGCTGTTTGATCAGGAGGGTCATTTATTTATGTTCCAAAAGGGGTTAAATTAGATAAACCACTACAAGCTTATTTCCGTATTAATTATGAAAATGGGGGCCAATTTGAGCGAACATTAATTATTGTTGATGATGATGCGGAATTGCATTACATTGAAGGATGTACAGCGCCGGTTTATTCACGAGATTCATTGCATGCAGCGGTTGTTGAAATCTTTGTTGGGAAAAATGCTAAGATGCGTTATACAACTGTCCAAAATTGAAGTGATAATGTTTTAAACTTAGTAACAAAACGTAGTATTGTTGATACAAACGGTCAAATGGAATGAATTGATGGTAACATTGGTTCACGAATTAATATGAAATATCCAAGTATTATTTTGAAAGGTGATCATAGTAAAGGCCAATGTATTTCAATTGCTGTGGCAAAAGAAAATGTTATTCAAGATGCTGGGGCGAAAATGATTCACTTAGGAAAATATACTTCATCAAAAATTATTTCTAAATCAATGACTTTTAATGGGGGAACAGCCAATTATCGTGGCCTTGTCCACATTGGTCCTGCGGCACAGTATTCGAAAGCCCGCGTGGAATGTGATACCTTAATTTTAGATGGAAAATCACATTCTGATACAATTCCCCAAAATAAGGTTTTTAATAATGAATCACAAATTGAACATGAAGCGACAGTAAGTAAAGTTTCAGAAGAACAATTATTTTACTTAAAAAGTCGTGGCTTAGATGAACAACAAGCCTTGGAAATGATTGTAATGGGATTTTTAGAACCATTTACACGCGAATTACCAATGGAATATGCTGTTGAATTAAATCAGTTAATTCGCATGGATATGGAAGGTAGTGTTGGTTAG
- a CDS encoding 4Fe-4S single cluster domain-containing protein, translating into MTNSNLINFNRFVSLTTIEGPGKRFALWMQGCILNCRGCSNQEMIPLLNKNVMPVEELFKAVLDAKTRFDIEGVTVLGGEPFIQPKALLEFLTLCQANGLTTLVFSGYLYELLLEKHPDILAKIDILIDGPFVIEKLDKSRRLIGSTNQRVLKLSPVYANSDYFEQSLVEAEFTVGANSLVINGDGAHLFAENDQELKKK; encoded by the coding sequence ATGACAAATAGTAATTTAATAAATTTTAATCGCTTTGTTTCGTTAACAACAATTGAAGGGCCTGGGAAACGCTTTGCCTTATGAATGCAAGGATGTATTTTAAATTGTCGGGGATGTAGTAATCAAGAAATGATTCCGCTATTAAATAAAAATGTTATGCCTGTCGAGGAGTTATTTAAGGCTGTCCTAGATGCAAAAACCCGCTTTGATATTGAAGGAGTTACTGTTTTAGGGGGAGAGCCATTTATCCAACCAAAAGCACTACTAGAATTTTTAACATTGTGTCAGGCTAATGGGTTAACAACCCTAGTTTTTTCTGGTTATTTATATGAATTATTACTAGAAAAACACCCCGATATTTTGGCCAAAATTGATATTTTAATTGATGGGCCCTTCGTTATTGAAAAATTAGATAAATCACGTCGTTTAATTGGTTCAACAAATCAAAGGGTTTTAAAACTATCACCAGTTTATGCTAATAGTGATTACTTTGAGCAAAGTCTTGTTGAAGCGGAATTTACTGTTGGGGCGAATAGCCTAGTTATTAATGGCGATGGGGCCCATTTATTTGCCGAAAACGACCAAGAACTTAAGAAAAAATAA
- a CDS encoding lipoprotein, with amino-acid sequence MKKLLSILSSLVLTGTAASGVIACSSKDENKHKNSNGDSIWAWLPGIYGGQDVTSPDIWNTLTTPNIRTGQSWSNDPNQWDGSTQLKMSKQLMQILSVAILANPEKFLSDNTKKDINIADYHDLSDILKAQWKLLVQATNNSLENKIQDFKNSAGKNWEKEYHKFLDDNYPDISGASGSQKYKIEEENFKAAMMTQGVENTKSASALLTEILLNNNMRTYNTNDANSATPILKNFNEFLRNNSDEKNWPASINDKIQLALAFNYDFAKGDYLNPNDSTSLDLSNLTLEIIDKYLANIAKKLKDAGVNYDVNKFLQQNRAVATPIFRGSSEQEIGTPSLNLPYDTGQYSMFQKYMIDKWFQNEKPLAYSEVVYNFKTDAKVEENGIKSDSFDQSAKDRILADLTTLKTNDWSEFIKKTDQTVTASDTLVTLNSDKSGILKASLYDGINQASQTKAIGALPTTFDDLMKPIDRSNGTQLSKAWKIGTSNDYIIAYFDVTDGLHIAHIDGNEFLLDSTSDNKLEKLGTFNNNWQFRELNYSRNVYSQMTDKSQIIVSKDKGQQMNTHFSDTQYLWYLANRSLVNTSSPATSPLKFNLLSEVKSYAGGDSSMWWTWIFDFFNNYANILQLNNDKWYTNFLTFKDSTGTTVEPTWFINQINAADTNISGGALSTLRTKLEEENTKIKNYKENGPALTIETNKILKDITEEKFWTTNPEVKSSVKNIVNINPNTVNLQDEKYSIQNYQVTLPNNVNTNRFYTTRKGQ; translated from the coding sequence ATGAAAAAACTTTTATCAATTTTAAGTAGTTTGGTGCTAACTGGGACTGCCGCTTCTGGGGTTATTGCATGTAGTAGTAAAGATGAAAATAAACATAAAAATTCAAATGGTGATAGTATTTGAGCATGATTACCAGGAATCTATGGGGGTCAAGATGTGACATCTCCTGACATTTGAAATACTTTAACAACCCCTAACATCAGAACGGGACAAAGTTGGTCAAATGATCCTAACCAATGAGATGGTAGTACACAATTAAAAATGTCAAAGCAATTAATGCAAATTTTAAGTGTTGCTATTTTAGCTAACCCGGAGAAATTTCTAAGTGACAATACCAAAAAAGATATTAACATTGCAGATTATCATGATTTAAGCGATATTTTAAAAGCGCAATGAAAATTATTAGTCCAAGCAACAAATAACAGCCTAGAAAATAAAATCCAAGATTTTAAAAATTCAGCTGGGAAAAATTGAGAAAAAGAATATCATAAATTCTTAGATGATAACTATCCTGATATTTCAGGGGCTAGTGGTAGCCAAAAATATAAAATTGAAGAAGAAAATTTTAAGGCTGCAATGATGACACAGGGTGTGGAAAACACGAAAAGTGCTTCAGCATTATTAACAGAAATTTTGTTAAATAACAATATGCGTACTTATAATACTAATGATGCTAACTCAGCAACTCCAATTTTAAAAAACTTCAATGAATTTTTACGTAATAATAGTGATGAAAAAAATTGACCAGCAAGTATAAATGATAAAATTCAATTAGCTTTAGCATTTAATTATGATTTTGCTAAAGGAGATTACTTAAATCCTAATGATTCTACATCTTTAGACCTAAGCAATTTAACGTTAGAAATAATAGATAAGTATTTAGCCAATATTGCAAAAAAATTAAAGGATGCGGGAGTCAATTATGATGTTAACAAGTTTTTACAACAAAATCGGGCTGTAGCAACACCTATCTTTAGGGGTAGCTCAGAACAAGAAATTGGGACACCAAGTTTGAATTTACCATATGATACTGGTCAATATTCAATGTTCCAAAAATATATGATTGATAAATGATTCCAAAATGAAAAACCATTAGCTTATTCAGAAGTTGTTTACAATTTTAAAACTGATGCTAAAGTAGAAGAAAATGGAATTAAAAGTGATTCTTTTGACCAATCAGCTAAAGATAGAATATTAGCTGATTTAACAACATTAAAAACAAACGATTGAAGTGAATTTATTAAGAAAACTGATCAAACTGTTACTGCTTCAGATACTCTTGTGACATTAAACTCAGATAAATCAGGAATTCTAAAAGCTAGTCTTTATGATGGAATTAATCAGGCCTCTCAAACTAAAGCAATTGGTGCCTTACCAACAACGTTTGATGATCTTATGAAACCTATTGATCGTTCAAATGGAACTCAATTAAGTAAAGCATGAAAAATTGGTACTTCAAATGACTATATTATTGCTTACTTTGATGTAACAGACGGTTTACATATTGCCCATATTGATGGAAATGAATTTTTACTAGATAGTACTAGTGATAATAAATTAGAAAAATTGGGAACCTTTAATAACAACTGACAATTTAGAGAGTTAAACTACTCAAGAAATGTATATAGTCAAATGACTGATAAATCACAAATCATTGTTTCAAAAGATAAAGGCCAACAAATGAATACGCACTTTAGTGACACTCAATACTTATGATATTTGGCAAACCGTAGTTTAGTTAATACTAGTTCACCAGCAACAAGCCCGTTAAAATTTAATCTTTTAAGTGAAGTTAAATCATACGCAGGTGGAGATAGTTCAATGTGGTGAACATGAATTTTTGATTTCTTTAATAATTATGCCAACATCTTACAATTAAATAATGATAAGTGATATACTAATTTTTTAACTTTTAAAGACTCAACAGGTACAACTGTTGAACCAACATGATTCATTAACCAAATTAATGCCGCTGATACTAATATTTCAGGAGGAGCCTTATCAACTTTACGAACTAAATTAGAAGAAGAAAATACTAAAATTAAAAACTATAAAGAAAATGGACCAGCATTAACAATTGAAACTAATAAGATTTTAAAAGATATCACTGAGGAAAAATTCTGAACTACTAACCCAGAAGTTAAAAGTAGTGTTAAAAATATCGTAAATATTAATCCAAATACAGTAAATTTGCAAGATGAGAAATATAGCATTCAAAATTATCAGGTAACTTTACCTAATAATGTTAATACAAATCGTTTTTACACTACTAGAAAGGGGCAATAA